The segment TCCTAAGTTGTAGAGTCACAAAGTATTGGTTATTTATCTCTCGGATTCACGCATAATACGTTGTAGTTAACGGTACAGTCACAGCAACTTAAGACTGAACGGTGGAAACCATTTCAAGCGGACAATGTCCTAATGGAAAATGATATTGGAGTATCAACAAAGAACATGATGTTAAAACGTACTCGTTCATTCGTTTGCCTATGTATATCAACGGCGTTATGTGCGCCTTCGCTGTCTTACGCTAACACTATAGAGCTTCCTGACATTGGTACCGTAGCGGGTTCCACTCTGACCATAGACCAAGAGCTGATCTATGGTGATGCCTATATGCGTATGCTGAGAAGCAGCAAGCCTATCGTTAATGACCCTGTGATTAACGAATACATTGACACACTTGGTCACAAATTAGTTGCGAACGCGGACGACGTAAAAACACCGTTTACCTTCTTTATGATCCGAGATCGTAATATCAACGCATTCGCCTTTTTCGGCGGTTACGTCGCGCTTCATTCTGGCTTATTTCTTCATGCTCAGTCAGAAAGTGAGCTGGCTTCCGTTATTGCTCACGAAATTGCACACGTAACCCAGCGTCACCTTGCTCGCAGCATGGAAGACCAAGCGCGTCGCACTCCAGCAACAATGGCTGCATTAGCTGGCTCATTGCTACTTGCTATTGCCGCGCCGGAAGCCGGTATTGCGGCCATTACCGCCACCACCGCGGGCAATATGCAGAGCCAAATTAACTACACACGAAGCAACGAAAAAGAAGCGGACCGTTTTGGTATATCTACCTTAGCGAAAGCTGGCTTTGATGTAAGAGCAATGCCACGTTTCTTCGGTCGTTTAGCGGATGAGTACCGCTACGCGAGCACACCTCCACCGATGCTATTAACTCACCCGTTACCGGAAGATCGTATTACAGACAGCCGAGAACGCGCTCAAAGCTTTCCAACCGTTAAGCTGCAGCCTGACCTCGATTATCATCTAGCCCGCGCCCGTATTGTGGCCCGCTATGCAGGCATTGATGGTGAAGCCGCTTTAGATTGGTTTAATAGAACGCAAAAAAAAACCACCGTACCCGCTCTTGATGCTTCTTTTGAGTACGGCAAAGCCTTGGTGTATCTCGATACAAAGCAGCACGACAAAGCCGAAGCGATTCTCAGCAAGCTGTTAAAAGCAGATGCTAACAATCGTTTCTATCTCGATGCAATGACCGACCTTTACATCGCAACCGACCGTCTTAATGACGCACAGAATTTGTTAGAAACCGCGTTAAAACAAACACCAAATAATGCTGTCTTGATGGTGAACTACGCTAACGTGTTACTGAAACAGCAGAAATTTAGCGAATCGATTCGCGTGCTGCAGCGTTATACCCACGATAATCCAAACGATACCAACGGTTGGCATTTGCTATCAGAAGCCAACAGTCGTAATGGCAATCAGGCAGAAGATTTGGCCGCTCAAGCCGAAGTCCTAGCGTTACGTGCCAACTGGAACAAAGCCATTCAGCTATATACACAAGCCAGCCAACTCGCCAAGCTAGGCAGTTTAGAACAAGCGCGATATGACGCTCGTATTGATCAGCTAATGATACAAAGAGAACGATTCTTATCGCTTCAATAATAAAAAGAGAAAGTAAGGAAAAACTATGTCTGTCGTGATTTATCACAACCCGAAATGCTCAAAAAGTCGTGAAACACTGGCTTTGTTGGAACAAAACAGTGTTCAGCCAGAAGTCGTCAAGTACCTTGAAGCACCACTCAGTGTTGAACTTTTGAAAACACTTTACGCCCAGTTAGGCGTGGCATCTGTGCGTGACATGATGCGTACCAAAGAAGATGTCTACAAAGAACTTGCTTTAGGTGATGCCAG is part of the Vibrio diazotrophicus genome and harbors:
- a CDS encoding M48 family metalloprotease — encoded protein: MLKRTRSFVCLCISTALCAPSLSYANTIELPDIGTVAGSTLTIDQELIYGDAYMRMLRSSKPIVNDPVINEYIDTLGHKLVANADDVKTPFTFFMIRDRNINAFAFFGGYVALHSGLFLHAQSESELASVIAHEIAHVTQRHLARSMEDQARRTPATMAALAGSLLLAIAAPEAGIAAITATTAGNMQSQINYTRSNEKEADRFGISTLAKAGFDVRAMPRFFGRLADEYRYASTPPPMLLTHPLPEDRITDSRERAQSFPTVKLQPDLDYHLARARIVARYAGIDGEAALDWFNRTQKKTTVPALDASFEYGKALVYLDTKQHDKAEAILSKLLKADANNRFYLDAMTDLYIATDRLNDAQNLLETALKQTPNNAVLMVNYANVLLKQQKFSESIRVLQRYTHDNPNDTNGWHLLSEANSRNGNQAEDLAAQAEVLALRANWNKAIQLYTQASQLAKLGSLEQARYDARIDQLMIQRERFLSLQ
- the arsC gene encoding arsenate reductase (glutaredoxin) (This arsenate reductase requires both glutathione and glutaredoxin to convert arsenate to arsenite, after which the efflux transporter formed by ArsA and ArsB can extrude the arsenite from the cell, providing resistance.) codes for the protein MSVVIYHNPKCSKSRETLALLEQNSVQPEVVKYLEAPLSVELLKTLYAQLGVASVRDMMRTKEDVYKELALGDASVSDDQLFAAMVENPKLIERPIVVANGKARLGRPPEQVLEIL